A region from the Cannabis sativa cultivar Pink pepper isolate KNU-18-1 chromosome 9, ASM2916894v1, whole genome shotgun sequence genome encodes:
- the LOC133030759 gene encoding uncharacterized protein LOC133030759: MGKKSLANKSKGKRPINEDFDSDFEAPMPKRVRPHSSKKTKLNLEEHTVPEISGKKTIAHAEDRTQVWDCKFSPSDFYRSKCVCTSVYSVIDNIKNTLSVNLLSLFRQTQFGHFLDMPEFVFHPQVVHSLLLREVLQPNPKEFWAKVAGRCIRFSAEEFYLISGLDCFGDCNKLLFSQETNQLVETCFRGVKTIDHKAIEDAFLGSRWGLDESIGLKMAVLYFIQCFLLSNTPDKEVSRFVLDVVDSGRWDEYCWGRESFELTIDSFKGRIEHGIIMKNRKAEKGGQYDGWYRALGCPWVFTVWFYECCPAMVNSFCKRVSSSIPRILNWSNTIVTKNPTLRDLKGKIFDLPLEKLKIKNMRPTDEERQQLQLDGLFLDESIDDRGVAKQSFEGGSSSKKSDSADIDWMKSKLEMLISNQSSLAEDFISLRCFVDFNFKSVMTVIKDIQEKVNAIHRHPSNEVFILILLFRFFYIFFKVSLLFYLSFIYVG; the protein is encoded by the exons ATGGGCAAGAAATCGTTGGCCAACAAATCCAAGGGTAAACGCCCAATCAATGAAGAttttgattctgattttgaagCTCCAATGCCCAAGCGTGTGAGACCCCATtcttcgaagaaaacgaagctcaACTTGGAGGAGCACACGGTTCCAGAAATTTCTGGGAAAAAAACTATTGCACATGCTGAAGATCGGACTCAG GTTTGGGACTGTAAATTTAGTCCTTCTGATTTTTACAGATCTAAGTGTGTATGCACCAGTGTTTATTCCGTGATAGATAATATTAAGAACACTTTATCTGTTAATTTGCTTTCTTTGTTTCGTCAAACTCAGTTTGGGCATTTTCTGGATATGCCTGAGTTTGTTTTTCATCCGCAAGTCGTACATAGTTTATTACTAAGGGAAGTTTTACAGCCCAATCCTAAAGAGTTTTGGGCTAAGGTTGCTGGCCGTTGCATACGGTTTAGTGCCGAAGAATTTTACCTGATTTCTGGTTTAGATTGTTTCGGTGATtgcaacaagttgttgttttcacaggaaacaaatcaattggtagaaacatgtttccgtggtgtaaaaactattgaccacaaagccatcgaggatgcttttttgggtagtcggtggggtttggatgagtctattggtttgaaaatggctgttttgtatttcattcagtgttttcttcttagcaatACTCCTGACAAAGAAGTGTCTAGGTTTGTTCTAGATGTAGTTGATAGCGGTCGGTGGGAtgagtattgttggggtagggaATCATTTGAATTGACAATTGACTCATTCAAAGGTAGGATTGAGCATGGGatcattatgaaaaatagaaaggCAGAGAAGGGAGGGCAATATGATGGCTGGTATAGGGCATTGGGATGTCCTTGGGTTTTCACGGTTTGGTTTTATGAATGCTGTCCTGCAATGGTGAACTCTTTCTGTAAGAGAGTTTCATCTTCTATTCCCAGGATTCTGAACTGGAGCAACACCAtcgtcaccaaaaatccaacccTTCGAGACTTGAAGGGCAAGATTTTTGATTTACCTTTGGAGAAG TTGAAGATAAAAAACATGCGTCCTACTGATGAAGAGAGGCAGCAGCTTCAACTTGACGGTTTATTTCTCGATGAATCTATTGATGACCGTGGTGTAGCGAAGCAATCCTTCGAGGGTGGGTCATCTTCAAAGAAGTCTGATTCAGCAGATATTGATTGGATGAAATCTAAGCTGGAGATGCTCATTTCGAATCAATCATCATTGGCCGAGGACTTCATTTCAttgaggtgttttgttgattttaatttcaaatccgtaatgactgtaattaaggatatCCAGGAGAAGGTTAATGCCATTCATCGTCATCCTTCTAATGaggtatttattcttattttattgtttaggtttttttatattttttttaaagtttctttactgttttatttaagtttcatttatgttggttga